Genomic segment of Gigantopelta aegis isolate Gae_Host chromosome 10, Gae_host_genome, whole genome shotgun sequence:
CTCATATACTCCATACAGATTggcttactactactacccctttaactttattacactGTAAAACATTGGAACCTTTTAAAATGTGGAAAGTTCAGCAGCTGTCTGAATTGCTCTTCTCAGctggggcgggatctagctcagtagtCACGGTGATAgacagagttaaagtttgttttgtttaacgacaccaccagagcacattgattaattaatcatcagctattggatgtcaaacatatggtaacgtagtcatcaggggaaacccgcttcactttcccacagacagaaaaacacataccacggcctttgatcagttgtggtgcactgcactggttggaacgagaaaaaacctcttgggtcgtaggatccaACTCCCTAGATGAACACATTCTGTGATTAGTTTTTCCTCGTCTCAGCCAATACTCCATGAGTGGTATcacaggaaagtgcatatagagatcaatctaattaaaattagctccactattacatgtggatctaacagcagccagttggagctcatgtccaccaatcaaaaccttacttgcagaattatGCCAGtggtttgaaaataatttgaaaacattccgaattatcctgatggtatacgacatgtttcatgtgaattacgaatgccttatttagaccagtagaactaattttaatcagattgctaacatcactgcgtagtctccaatgtccaggtaacatttcgtctgtaaataataatttaaatattaaccaatcacacttcgccttttataacgttatttgggagcatacaaattctaacaatatcgggcgagtctattttagtggccgcagtacagagaaccataccaatacgtacgggatgggttatcagtcttcaattttacattacaaattatttatttaaaaaaaaataataatattaaatcagtcttcagtttttcattacaaattatttattttataaaataaaacatgttttaaggcattcgtaattcacacgaaacatatcgtatatcctcaggataattcggaatcttttcaaattattttcaaatcactggcatgattctgcaagtaaggttttgattggtgggcatgagctccaactggctgctgttagatccacatgtaatcgtggaactaattttaattagattgatatagAGATCCCAATAAAAATATAGTGagtttcctttaagactactagtatatgtcagaggtattaaatatttgacatacatgtctaacaaagtattacctgaacaaatataatttgatttgtccataaatgtactttattcaaccatctacataaccaccatactccatttattaatgacattttgtaaaaataattgaattatggcaatggtccataattcaaaaactaaaattgccaagagggatgacatggatttcactccatcatgattcagttaaggtgatgcgatagctagatttggtttccaacaattaatgtaatttttatttattatccttttttttttttgagagagaaataaggtccttaaatctgtgacagtatgcctttaagcaaaacaaactttaacttctgcACTTCTCAGAGATTGTCATCGATACCAcaattattataacattttttGACAAATCTATCTTAACCAATTGCATGTTACAAATCTATAAGTGACATACGACTTTGTTTCCAGTTTCTGGGCATTAAATATAGGGGTGACTAATGCggtcagttttactattgcaatagtattgtgatagttaaactaatattgtgatagtattgcaatagtgaTAGTATTATTGCAATAGTATTATGAATAGcagtaatatgaatagatatttcGCAAAACTATTTACCTCAGTCttccaatatgtatgtatgtatgtatgtatgtatgtatgtatgtatttatgaatgtgtgtttgtctgtgtgagtgtgcatacgtatgtacgtgtgtttgaatgtatgtctgtgtttgtacttagttatttgtaataatgtcactaGGTAGTGAAATTATGTGTTGGTCGCAGACAATATTTCACTATGCATACTAtcgaaactatcgatagttgagcAAACATTTGCGATAGTTATCGATAGTTGAATAACTATCGCAACATATCAACagttcgatgtattgttacaccactaatTAAATACCACATGTATTCAATcatatctgttttgttttccagtGGAAAGAGGAGTGGTTAAAACTGTGAAGCATCTGAAAAAAACTTGTATGATCattataagtatttattttaGTGCCCAAAAATCAATGGATTTTAATATCTTGAACCACTTTAGCCATTGCCAAATTTAATCATTTATGTCGTATAATAATTAAGATATATGaaaagtttttctttaaaataagtttaatcAGCACGtttgttaaatatacatgtatatatataagacGAAATAAAAGAAAGATTTATTACTTAGAACTTCCTTACGTTttagttactttttaaaattactttttatttgaaatcgttattttgttgttattaaatcGAACATCGAAGAAAATAAGCAGGATATAGAAGTACCATTTTAATTGCTGGCAAATgagcaaattttatttcatttatatttattttatttttattaattgattcattgcatttcattataattattaattttttttttattcaatgtTATCGTTAGAGGTCTATTTTGATGAACTAAGTATTTGCATCCGTTTGTCTCATAATGTGGAAAAAGACATACAACAAAAGAAggtgtattattattttcagtcaACATTCCGCCAACTATTAAATGTAATGCTGACAGTTATTTTGAGGCCGGTTACTTTGAAGATTATGTGACAGTTAATTTGGGAAAGCCTGGATGGAACGACGACAAAACGGGTGTCAAGTACGTTacggctactactactactactactattattaatactactactactaccaccaccaccaccaccaccatcaccaacaCTAtttctactaccactactattattatatactactactactactactactactactactactactactactactactactactactactactactactactactactactactactattactactactactactactactactactactactactactactactactactactactactactactactgcaactaCCACCGCCACTACCACTAtttctactaccactaccactactattactattactgtatatactactactatgtatacttttcaaaaaaaagtaggggaacctgaaatattaatgttaatatcaactattagaccgaacatacgttttgaccacagacatcctagtaaagaacgttcaggtctgtttatcaacacaccgaaacacattccatagtttgcacatatAGATGGGGCGGttacttgatatatatatatttatatatatatatatatatatatatatatatatatatatatatatatatacagtggactctgtctaaaccggattctgtgtaatccggatctctgctTAAACCGGTCCATTTTTAAAGCCCCGTCCAGTCACCGTTTATCTCTTGGGTATacatctctgcctaatccgtactctgtctactccggactctggataaaaaatcaggaacgaaagaaccgttcatgcattaattacctctgtctacaccggattgggatttgactgaatGACGGGCTGCGTAATTAGCTGAACAATGATCGTCACTTGCCGAGTAATCAGGACGCCGCCgaaagatcaaatacaaaatgtaatcacactggtgtgaagtttactcttattgcggtaggccgttagaatacgtacgtacgaataaataatgttttaggaaataaaatgaaatttaacctagtagaaatattagaacgaccagaaacacatttaatatgcagccactaatattttatgtagaaaaatatatttaatatgtaattacaatcgttaaaaagtcttttttagtgaataacatcttaaaaattgcagcaaactcaggaatgtccctttaggtatattttttttatgtctgtgaaataatcgattgcaagtctggcttgtatgattgtgtttcccaaccatccatgggttcaaatgtcattgttgatcgcgagttgtcgatcattcaagaactattactactactactactactactactactactactactactactactactactactactactactactactactactaaacaaatgaataaatatataataatgatgatcatgatgattataatgaggattttatattttttataaaattttaatgacACATTTCGGTTGTATTTATTTGATTCTGTATTTCTAGAATAACACAAGTTGGGGGACCAAAATCCGGTAGCAAGTTTTACGAAGGGCGACACACAATAACATACAAGGCTACAGATAGAGAAGGAGCAACTGATTACTGTGCGCAATATGTAACTATTAAAGGTAAGTCTCTTTaaattaactgaataaaacatatCTGTATTCCTCTATGGTATTAATGCAGTAAGCTGCAAATGACcgaacattaaaatttatttattactaaatattgttttgattaacttatcaattttggcaaattcagtgtgtgtatttttggTGGTCCTGTTCTTTGTATTAGCTCAAGCTAGGATCAGCGGCGTTCATGTTTATTCTATATTATCgagattttatattttatattcttaCTAAATGTAATACATGCTTAGCACAGGTACGTTCAGATGAGGCGTGGTGTCATGACACTGGAATTTACTCTAAACTATGACCACCGTCTAGATCGCTAGCCCATAGCCATACTATTGCCGTTGGAtatatggaattcatctttgtacgcaatatttagaACGATATGTGTACGATAGTCGACTGAACCTGAATACAAACAGATACTTACGAAATGCGGTATCGGGCAAGTACAAAGAAGTCAGCcggcagtacaaatcaaaagCGGGAAAGCGATCAGAACGACTGGGAAATGTCACTGCCTTGcctattataattatagataCTAGTTGTTTGCACTGCAATAGAACATAGAGCAATTTATTTTGGGGCGATGATCGGTCCATTATTTAGGTAATGGCATTCACCGATATATTTTGTGATAATccacaataattattaatccgCCGCGATAAATTTAGttctatttaattttaaagcttCTTCTCTACTTCCCTACTTCTCTTTAATTATTTCAGTCATAAAGTGCAAAAGTCTTGGAACTCCGAatcacggcagtaaaaactgtGACAACgataacaatatttatggtACTGACTGTCAGTTCTCCTGTGACACGGGCTACAAACTTAGAGGCTACTCAAAGTCTTCTTGTCAAAAGAGCGGTCATTTTAACCACCCCTCGCCAACCTGCAATAGTAAGTGAAGTGGTTTTCTAAAATTCCTCATCATAATTAAATGTCTTTCTGAGAAAAAGCATATCAGGCAACATGTCAAAGGAAAccttacatatatacaatttgaACAATTTGATAAAAAAGAACCATTTTTTAACCAGTTTAaaaaccaccttacaaacatTTTGCATGTATCACGAAGTGCATTGTGACGTGTAGATGTTGAACTTCTTGATACTTTTATATCCCACCATACtatttgttggttttctataaaacaatttcaagccttgtaaaggATTtgttttggacgtcagtatagtAGGTTCTATGAGCTACATTGTGACAAACATTTAACAGTAAACATGATGTTAGAGGGCGTACTTGTTGCCGGAATTATTATCTCTcagaatataaaaaaacccgCTAATTAAACAAAGCTAAGCTTAATCCCGtacttttaaaactttagaATTTAGACtcaaacatttaatttgtatgatgttgccatgacgttaaattCTAACAGTCTTCAGTCTAGACTAAACGTTTTATATAGCAGTAGgcctgtttttttattttaacaaccaACACACCAAAGAAAGGGTTTAATGGGAATACATTTACACAGTTGCACTGACCAACACAGACCATCTGTAACTGTGTTtccatacaaaacaaaacatgtcttTGGTCTGCGACTATTTGCGTCAGTCTGCGTCGGTTGCCGACGtctgtacatattttatggaaaccaggcTTTAGTAGCAGAATCAGTAAGAGGCGGATAAGGCAATTGAGCCATTTGACCCGAGTCCAAAGTTATAATGGGGTCTAGCAATTTAGACATTCGTTAAATTCTCCATTTGTTATAATTTAGTAATTTATGTGcaagatgtttttaatatttgttatttaacaaCTGTCTTATTTGTGTCTGATAAAGGAGGCCAGCTCCATTTGCCTCAAACATCAAATTGTAACAGAGCTTCAAATTTAGACACTTGTTAGATTCTCCGTATGTCACATTTATAAGATATTTCAATATGCTACTTATTAATAACTGATAGTCTtatatatgtgcgtgcgtgGGTGTTTGTTGTCAATTTTAATATGATCATGGACCGGACCTCATATAGCCAGGCCTGTCTGAGTCTCAGGGAGCCGTGTATTTTTGTTACTGTTGTTTTCAGTTGTCCATTGCAATATCCTCACAACACCTTCTCACGGATCTAAATACTGTGACAATAAACAAAACGTTTACGGTACTGAGTGTACATTCAGTTGTGACAAGGGTTTCGAACTCAATGGCTACGAAACGTCAACGTGTCAGAGTAGTGGATCATACAGCCATTCCACGCCATCATGCAACAGTAAGTACCTTTAAAGAAAAATCTTAAATAATTTTGATTAATAATTGCTCACTATTTCTAAGCGCCTGATGTGGTATGTAACGGCGATCTGGCAAGGCAATAATATTGACGATGTTCTCATTGCtttccattttttattttgtcggCGAACGTTTACATCATCTATCTGTTTAAAAAGACCGCGATTCCAAAGTAGTAGACTTTGTCCCGTAGTTGAATAATGtatctaaccagtgcaccacgactggtatatcacaggccgtgatatgtacggtgcatatatacaagatcccttgctactaatggaaacatgtaatgggctttctttctaagactgtatatgtcagaattaccaaatttttgacatccagtagccgatgattaataaatcaatgtattctaatggtgtcgttaaacaaaacaaactttaactttgaatgAAGTATTTTCCTGGACAATTTTGCAAGTGTACGCACTGTGACACTCTACGTTTAGGAATAAAGCAAATTATGTTGAAAACGATCATGATTCCAATATAGgcgactgtgtcaagtagtgGGATGATATATTTTCTGTGGAGAATGTCTGCTATTATGTTCTGTTTAAGAATAGAACAAACCAGGTTCAAAACAACTACAATTCCAAGGTGGGAGACTATATTCCATGGCTTAATGAGATATTTGCTGTGGACAATGTTTGCAAACGTACACACTTTGACATTTCCTCGTTTAGGGATAAAGCAAATTAGGGTGCAAACGACCACGATCCAAAGTAGAAGACTTTGCCCCGTagtggaatgagaaatttcCCGTAGACAATatctacaaataaaaacactttgACCCTTCCCCGTTTgggaataaaacaaattagattaaaataacccCGATTTCAAAGTGAAACACTGTATCCCACAgtggaatgaaatgttttttgtaaacaatgtcagcaAATATATACACTTAGACTCTTCCCCGCTTAAGAATAAATCAAATTAGGTTGAAAGAGACCACGATTAAAACAGGAGTGAATGGGTACTGGACTGGGATGAGATATTTCCTGTGGACAATGTCTGAGAATGTCCTACTTCTCAGAGAAAAAGCAAAGACAAaaaaggacccccccccccccaaaaaaaaaaaccctaccatTTATAAAGGGGTCTGGATTCAGGGAATATTAttgaatacccccccccccccccccccccccccaaaaaaaaaaaaaaaaaaaaccccacaaaaaaaaaaaaaaaaaaaaaaaagatctattaaatcaataatttcagGAGTGTCGTGTCCCTTGCTTTCAACACCAGCACATGGTACGGGGTTTAGCTGTACTAACGGGAGGCACTACGGTAGCGTCTGTTCGCTGGAGTGTGAGGCGGGTTACTCGCCGGAGCTGGGATTGTACACCTTGTGTCAAGACACGAAGCGATGGAGCGCCACGAAGTTTTTATGCAAACGTTCGTCTCTATTATTCTCTCTTCTATTCTTGTAATAAGCATTGAAGTGATTAACGGTTAGTCAAAGTCGGTATAGTGAAGGTCTGTCtgtatttttctctcttctaTTCTTGTAATAAGCATTGAAGTGATTGACGGTTATTCAAAGTCGGTATAGTGAAGGTCTGTCTCTATTTTTCTCTCTTCTATTCTTGTAATAAACATTGAAGTGATTAACGGTTAGTCAAAGTCGGTATAGTGAAGGTCTGTCtctatttttctttctgttcttgTAATAAGCACTGAAGTGATTAACGGTTAGTCAAAGTCAGAGAATGACCTGTGTACTCATGCCACTGTCtacattggcggatccagatGGGTACAGGGGTCCCGTAAGCCACTCCGGGTcgtttgaagtgcccttttgtATAActtggtggtgttttttttttttaattcatcatccacaacatacaacattaaACTACCTTAAAACGCATTTCTGAGTATCATTATTTCACACTTTCTTGGGGAGATGGCCACAAACACGCCTACAGATCTCGCTCCCTTTAGGAGCTCGGCTCATTTGGCTTCGACAAATTCAAACTGCCCCTTTTAAAATGTTGTGACCCCTTTTATAAAATCTAGGATCCGCCCTATACTGAGATATGAACCTAATATCTAACAGACTTAAATTTGACGGCCGCATTCGATTCACAGCCATATAATATGGATGAAATTTTCCAAAATATGCTCTCCACTTCGTAGTGCTTATGTGCTTGcgtctttgtgtgtgtatgtgtgtgtgtttgtgtgcgtgcgtgcgtgcgtgcacgCATGTATTTAAAACACGCATCAGTGGCTGAAGACTTCATATACTAAAATGAACATTGAAAAATCAGTTTCATTCCCTGTTGGGTTTTTCTTCCCTTTTTATGTGTCTTTCTTACCGTTATGCATGTGTATGTTGTGGTACcatcaataatattataataattaactctgttttagtttaaaatgttttgcagcATGCACATTTGACAGTGTACTAAAtcatgaaattgttaacaacttaATCAGTATTGAAAGACATATACGTTGAATATCTTTAACTATATAAACATTTCTTACTTCCGTTTCCGTCTTTTCAGCCAATCGATGCAGCAGTCTGATGACGCCATCTTTCGGAACAAAAAAGtgcaacaaaaaacataacGAATACGGTACCGAATGCAAGTTCAGTTGTAACGCGGGATTTTTACTTGATGGCCATGAAAAGTCGAAATGTCTGCATAATGGGTCTTACACTCACCCCACACCAAAGTGCCACAGTAAGTAGcttcatttaaagggactgtcctgagtttgctaccattgtatgatgtttcctactaataaaatattttaacgacttaaattacatactgaatatactgtcttgtttagaatatcagcgtctgtatataTTCAAAATGGTTATAATCGTCGTAATGCTTgttagaagcccaaactggatttggtatcccaatatttcgtacgtatgaaaaaaacaatattaggGAATAAAATGAAGTCtgacctagtacaaacactaggaagatttgacaaacatttaatatacagtcactgatattttatgcaggaaaaatgtatttaatatgtaattgtgaccattaaaatatctctgttagtcggggtcttaacaataacaagaaactCAGGACCGTCCATTTAATGCAGTCTAATGTAATGCAGACCTCGTTTTATTCGCGCAAATCTATTTTGCGTAAACTATTTTCCGTCCGCACATTCAATTTACATGATCGTAACGGGTTTCGCAATTGGTTTaatacatgattttttttaatttagattttttttgttgaccaTCCACAAAGGGTTATGCTAATTTTCAATTATTAGAGGCTTAAAATGTTTGCGAgctaagaataaaataataatcttcAAGTGCACCTGTTGGCCATTCTTTTATGATATATTGTGAAAACAGCAGATCCATTTCTAATGTTataaaatggaatgaatgaatgaatggatgtttaacgacaccccagcacagaaaatacatcggctattgggtgt
This window contains:
- the LOC121383540 gene encoding P-selectin-like gives rise to the protein MVIQFNVLRKNLSSKTSVSDKPLAKLTPGKKPIPSAQAQQAKQITQVGGPKSGSKFYEGRHTITYKATDREGATDYCAQYVTIKVIKCKSLGTPNHGSKNCDNDNNIYGTDCQFSCDTGYKLRGYSKSSCQKSGHFNHPSPTCNIVHCNILTTPSHGSKYCDNKQNVYGTECTFSCDKGFELNGYETSTCQSSGSYSHSTPSCNRVSCPLLSTPAHGTGFSCTNGRHYGSVCSLECEAGYSPELGLYTLCQDTKRWSATKFLCKPNRCSSLMTPSFGTKKCNKKHNEYGTECKFSCNAGFLLDGHEKSKCLHNGSYTHPTPKCHRIACSALELPEHGTEFKCTNSWLFGSVCSLECQTGYTTVGESHIMCDVNRTWTKSDFSCRGIQCNILSTPYHGIKRCNSHQNIYGTKCTFICEKGFELSGHSTSSCLSNGSYSHPTPTCNKNAANSANPTPTCNSKRFYLK